A region from the Aegilops tauschii subsp. strangulata cultivar AL8/78 chromosome 5, Aet v6.0, whole genome shotgun sequence genome encodes:
- the LOC109786137 gene encoding uncharacterized protein — protein sequence MMNRQFANMIVHNYPKGVYSLRRINLMEHLFYPSTEAAQKAEANKKGWLSTMLKGSPKQRLPKTNINFSSLPNMADLTARHFFSLLKGQGEGSVIFVSPNVHTMMYDTSTDFVFGMPQANFCKQSDSISLSITRRGYGQEYHELYVIGKGEDGGLFEVLNYTRTTDLSKPPWYWRPLPCPPLFPQCLPGGNSKACAPSSAVVLDATTICASSVDAGACAFFDTVTREWRQAGSWVLPVHGAAEYIPEFGLWFGLDDAIGNPNHCLRAFDFDSSRQPVVRHSWNYLSRLPDEWLPRQRHLLNMGSGKFCITTSFRNLSRHTSCTPLDGVVNELTVLTGVEVVRDINGFQIIKHKSECYSLEDNRIHCVL from the coding sequence ATGATGAATCGTCAGTTTGCGAATATGATAGTACACAATTACCCCAAGGGAGTTTATTCCCTGCGCCGTATCAACCTCATGGAGCATCTCTTCTACCCTTCAACAGAAGCTGCCCAAAAAGCAGAAGCCAATAAGAAGGGATGGTTATCCACCATGTTGAAAGGGAGCCCCAAGCAGCGTCTGCCCAAGACGAACATCAACTTCTCATCACTGCCTAACATGGCCGACTTAACGGCCAGGCATTTCTTCTCCCTGCTGAAAGGGCAGGGGGAGGGCTCTGTCATCTTCGTCAGCCCTAACGTCCACACGATGATGTACGACACTAGCACGGACTTCGTCTTTGGCATGCCCCAAGCCAACTTCTGTAAGCAGAGCGACTCAATCTCCCTGTCCATCACTCGGCGGGGCTATGGCCAAGAATACCACGAGCTCTATGTCATAGGCAAAGGAGAGGACGGTGGCTTGTTCGAGGTCTTGAACTATACCAGGACAACTGATCTGAGCAAACCGCCTTGGTACTGGCGACCTCTGCCCTGCCCGCCATTGTTTCCGCAGTGCCTGCCTGGCGGCAACAGCAAAGCTTGTGCTCCATCTTCAGCGGTCGTGTTGGATGCCACCACAATATGTGCCTCATCCGTGGATGCCGGAGCCTGCGCCTTCTTTGACACGGTAACCCGTGAGTGGAGACAGGCTGGCAGCTGGGTGCTGCCCGTCCACGGTGCGGCAGAGTATATCCCTGAGTTTGGCCTCTGGTTTGGCCTCGACGATGCCATTGGCAACCCCAACCATTGCCTGCGTGCTTTTGACTTTGATTCCTCCAGGCAACCAGTGGTGCGGCACTCCTGGAACTATCTCAGTCGCCTGCCGGATGAGTGGTTGCCACGGCAGAGGCACCTGCTAAACATGGGCTCAGGCAAGTTCTGCATCACCACCAGCTTTCGAAATCTCTCGAGGCACACCTCGTGCACACCACTTGATGGTGTGGTCAATGAGCTTACCGTCTTGACTGGCGTGGAGGTGGTGCGCGATATCAATGGTTTCCAGATCATCAAGCACAAGTCTGAATG